One Gossypium arboreum isolate Shixiya-1 chromosome 13, ASM2569848v2, whole genome shotgun sequence genomic window, AAGACATAATACTAAATAACAAGAATCAAATGTGACTGTGAGACAAAAGCTTTGCCCCCAGgtttcaaatgtataaaagacTCAACCTCTAATTCCATTTATAGTAACACATGAAATGCTGTAAATCAAACAGGATCATCACATTGCATAGACAAATTAATAGCAAGCTAGCATTAACCTTTCATTGAAAAACAATAATGCACTCCTGGTAAGACACTTTAATGTCCCATAATAGATTCAACAAAAACATTATCTTAGAAgtttttctttgaattccaaaaccTTACTACAATAGCTCATACTTGGACAAAGCCCTTTCCTACTTCACACCATATAAATTCGTCAACGGTACtgcaaaccaaaaccaaaaaaaaaaaaaaaaaaaatacccaGAGGTTAAAAAGCTGATATGAGAAATCATTAATTATATCATTAAGACTAGGATGCGAGTGTTAGTTATGGGTATGCATCGGACAAGAGTATAATTAGACTATTTATGGCTTTACACATGTTGGAAGATCATCGGAAGTCATATACTTGAGATCATTTTATCGGGTACTTCGAGAAAAATAAGGGATCCAAGCAACATAGATAAAGGGTCATATCCCCATTTAGTTGTATGGGACACAATTACTTCAAGAAGCCATTAATGTTACCTTAATGAATCCAATTTCCTTGGCATTGCTACGGAAGCACTGTCTGCAACACATGAGCCCATACTTCCTTATGATGGCATGGGGGTTTCCACACACGCGActatatttaaaaacaaaaaaagaaaacccaacaaattaaaaaaaaatatctaACCAAGGCAAAACCCGACAATTCATAACACAGAATATTAAATCGTTACACATAAAGATTATAATGTTAAATCGCTAGATCAGGCACTCAAAAATCAATAACCCAAAATTTTATTGCAGTTCGTTAAACGTAAGTAATACATAATAAAGTGTCGACAGTGAAATAATCTAATTTGAAATGTGGACGCAATCAAAAGAAATGAGAGAAGATGAAGTTACCAGGCGCGAGAGCCAGGCCCGTATGTCTTAGGGTGAGAATTCCAGATGTTTGAGTGACCCATGATCTATCAAAGCTCTGAAAGGCAAAAGGAGGCTTTAGAGCTTAGTGGAAACCTAGGAACTTGACGAAGGAGTTAAAATTGTGGGAAAATAAGGTATTTATAGATGAGTTCCAAAAAAACCCTAGTTTCAGCATTTTGACCCAATTGTTTTCTTTTGGTCAAATGATGGTTTTAATCCTTGTACTATACACAGCTCAtggatttagtccttatattttaatttcacatAATTTGCTTCGGTTATTgtacttaattttgattttaatgtttaaatttatACTTGAGAAatttttttgtttcaatttggtacctaatttttttcaattagaTACTTGAGTACTAAGTATATAAGTTTGACttcaatgttcaatttgatacttAAGGTTTTTATCTCCCAATTCAGtacttatgtttttttttttactatagtACACATGTCAAATGTTAATTGGGCTACATGATACCATTTGCTCTGGGCACCAAATTAAACATTGAAACCAAACTCATGTACCAATTTGGGACAACGAAAAAACTCAGATACCAAATTAAACATTGAAGCAAAACTTAAGAGCTAAATGGTATGTTAACCCACTTgcttctactactactactactgaTATTACCTTAATCCaaataatatcattaaaaaattaatttaatcaataagGGTTAGATGTAATAGTTCGACGCATTATACTATTAAAGGAATGATTCAAGTTTAAACTTTAAAGACACTATCGTTGGGAGGGACAACACAAATCCCGATATGATTAGTTTCTATGGACGATAAAACGGACATAGAAGATATATTGATTTTAGCCAAAAGAATTATTACTTTGCTCATATAAAACTTCTCTAAAAAATAAGGCCAAAACAAATTAATGAAAATAACTATTTAAAGTAGATTTAATCACACCCAAtggaaaaaaatatattttatgttgaaaatattttcttttaaaatttatttaatactgAATATAGGTAGAGTAATTATGAacttgtattttaatattattaaacacgTGTttgatttttgtaattttaattggTCTATTTAAAGATGATATAAAAGATATGAaaagataaaatattattataataatattatttataactTAAAAGAAgggataattttataatttcacaaTTGAATTTAAAACTCAATTAAGAGTGATACTCACTCAATAAAATACTTAAATATAATTACTAAATAATTAAAAccttgaattttaaaaaaatcactgACTAATGAATTTTTAATGAAGTTATAACCAAATATTACTTAAAAAGGTATTGTAAAGATGATAATTATAACTTTAAATTTGAtgtttgttaaattttaattttcatattagTTTGTTGTTTGTTGTTTTAACGTGAGTggtcaaaatgattaaattatgtaATGTAGgtgtttaaattgtaattttttaaatatctaaaataattttttataattgaatAACTATTTATATAATTTACTAAAAAAATTACGATTTGAAAATATAATcaccaaatataaatttaaatatataataaaaaatcctAAATTAAACAATATTATAAAGATTgacaattataattttaaatttaatgtttgTTCAATTTTAACTTGAGAAGAAAGTTGTTGAAACAAAAGTTTAGTTTTAAACTAATTGTGTatagtaattaaaatatattatattaaattattaaaatttgattaaaaaatagtaatatttcataaataatattattgaaaatttaaaataatataagtatttaattttaaTGACAATAGTTTAAATCTATGACTAAGTGtgtacatatttatttattttttacgtAGTCTATGACTAAATCAACTATAGCAAAGATTATTGACATATATGATCCTTGTTATATGAATGGGTATTCAATatagatatatttttataaagAAATTATATTGAAATAATATCCATTTTAAACTTTAGTCGATAAAGACACGTGACAAATAACTAGTGTGTCAAATGACGGTTTCTTAATTGTGTTATATTGGAACGCTCTCTTTAATTGTAACTTCAAATTGCTATAGTATTTATATTAGATTAGGGTAAGGGATGAAAGTTGCACGGTTTGAAACCGTGTCCAACAAGTGTCTAGGGTCAGAGTGAATCGAAAAATTATATATCtaaaactatataaaattttaaaaataatttttttaaaatgagaATTGTAACAATGTTTTAATTCTATTAGTATCTTTTAgactatataaaaataaattaataaatatatatataattttttaaaatttattaattctaCTCAAAATTTAggctatataaaaataatttaaaaataaataaataatttttattttatcaattctactttaaaagttaaaaaatatgaatatatattttaattgaatatATTATCATCCATAATAAATTTGGACAACTATATGTCTAGATTGAATCtagaattaaatttttattatgttctaaattttatttaacattattatattttttagtaatattttataaatttataatttttaaaaataataatttgagtctCAAATGAATCTGGACAAATGATTGTTCAAGTGATTTCagacataaaaattttaaataatttctataatttatttttattttatttttgctaaTACTACAATATCAGTGTTGTTAATAATCACGTCAACAATGTAacgataaaaaatgaaaaatgtttCCAATTTGAAAGTTTGAGCACTTCTACTTTCGTGGGAGAGCTTAATTGATTTTTGACAAAGTTCGTAAATTCTTATAACATGTATCTATTCAGAATTCAGTATGGTTCATTGTAGTTCCCTGTAAATCACAGGCTCGCTGCTCGCACTCAAGCTTGCCCCACCTCGCATCAACTCGCTCACATGGGATGCCACTTTGCCAAGGCTGTTGGAAATGACCAATGTCAACTAACTAGGATAAAGCTAAGGAAAAAGGGTCAATCTAATATGGTTTGGAGCTTAAGAGTTAAGGTACATGCGGTTCGGAATAGTAGGTAGGGCACACCGGCACAGCCGCGAAGGCAAATATGCCAATTGACATGCAAGCATTGAACTGTTATTTTATATTGGTGCATGCATAACTGAGAAGATAAAAAATTTACCTTCGGTTAATGACATTGTGCACATGACAGAGCCATTGAGAAAACTCTTCATGTGATCCAGCTTGTACCGGGTTTGCTCTGAGAAGCATTCATGAAGAAGATATCCATCAGGaaacattaatatcataatatCACAGGAGTCTTTGCAAACAACACTTATAAGAAAAACCTCCAATCCGAAACTTTTATTGATTGAAATCAGATCAAATCTGAGACATTGCAGATCATTATGAATAAACCGGACAATGGTTAAAACGACCGACGGCCTTCCTCTCCTTTCCTCACAAATGAATGACAGAACAACTAAATGAAACCAACAAATTTATCAATTATAACAGCTAAAACAGCTAGAAATATTGATGTAATGAGGTCTTGGTTTGGAATACTTCATATTTCATTAGGTCGTCCTAATAACGCCATGACCGGATTATGCCTGTTTTCTTGTCCTTTTAGTTTTAGCTTTTATTGCATGCTACTTCAAATATCAAACATGGATGAGGTGGGGAAGCAGAATAGCTTCCTGGTGTTACTTAAAAGTCCTTTTTGATCATACAATCTAAAAGAAAAAGGTAACATAAAATGGTAACCGGAGTTCTTTACCCGGCATCTACTACCAGAGAAAGGGCTGTGGAGAAGACAAAAATATACCTTAAAACTTCTTCGAAATGACCTGCACATTCATTGCAAGGGTACATTCGGGATAATATTGACATCTGCAAGCCAAAAACCTTATAGTTAAGCTGAGCAGCAGTTTGACATCTTTTAACTCAACTCAGTTCATTTTTAACCCAAATCTATAAAACTTGAACTTCATTGAAGCTTAAAGATCTACAAACTGAATAAGGAGATTAAGATATAAGAATATAATAGATTTTAAGCAAGAGTGGTGAGGCAACATACCAGCTGTTTTACATCCTTCGTTTGCTGTCTTGTTGGACGTTCGGGATACTGAGAAAAAACAATGGTTCTTCCAAGGGTGAAAATCATATGGACAAACAAATAtagacaaacaaacaaacaaagaaaAGGCAAAGGTATAAATGTAAAGACCTGGGCAGCAAGGGTGTGAAGAAAAGTCCAAGTTGCTCTTCCAAGCTCTTCTTTAGTCACCGGTGCAACAGGTTtctatttaataaataattcaaCCAAGCGTTTTAATTTCAGAGAACTACAAAATGGGTGTCCGAAATGATAAATAGATCGTCAATATCAAGTTTGTCCACTAAAAAACAGTGTGACATTGACATTTTATCAAACAGTTAGTGAGCAAcgtcatttttaaaatttacgtgCCTTCGAGATCGATAAGCAGGTGAATAAGCATGTAATTGATGAATATATGGGGGGCAATGCAAGTAGGGAGATACCTTGACGAGAAGATGGGTAGTGGTGGCAGGTGAACCGGAGTTTAGTTTCGACGAAGGAGGAAAGCTCAGAGGGAGTTTCCCGGTGGGTGATGAACGGTTAACCTATCGGACGAAATTGGCGATATGGGTTTGGATGCAATACGAGAAATTTTCAACTGTTTGGAACAATGATTGGAATGGGTTCGGATTTTCAGTCATCTTCTAGCTTGACTGAGAATGACAATGACGGCGGAAAACAAAAAGCAGGttggaatttaatttttatattttgaagaTTCTTAACAATGCTTTAATAAAattcaatcatatatatatattgaatttaatcttaatACACAATCGATGTGAGATCGATGGTCGTCTTCGGACCGAAACAAGGCCCGCTAGGGGAATGAAAAAGAATTTTCGTAGAATAATACTCTCAAAAGTTTATAACAACAAATGAGTCCTTACAAAATGCTCCATATCCTTGCTATTACTAGATTTTGCACCAAATTTTCACTACTATAACATGATGCTTCCCTAAGCCTGCTTGCACTACAAATATCGGGACCAGATTCCACCGAATGCATAGTTTTTTTATTCAATCCTCAGTTCACCGTGGAAAAGCCGGGATCTTGAACACGGGGAATCGAAGGTAGCAAATCACTCAGCAGGTAATATTGACACCGGTTTCTCTAGACTTGCCATGTATGTCATATAGACAGTCCATAAATATGAGAACGAATTGCTCACCAACGGCTGTCAAAATGAATGCCGCTGCGAATAAGTTTCACGaggaagaataaaaataaaataaaaacgaaGAGGGAAGGAGATCAACCATACCTGCAAATGAACCGGGATGAACCTGAAAGTGATGAAGTCGCAAAAGGGCCAGTACATTATACCATTTAACATCGTAGGAAGTAAGTCACGCTTTAATCTGGAAATAATTTCATCACCGCTTTCACCTGTACCATACAACATTCACAACGGCTCAGTGTGGATCCAAAAAGGTTATCCATGAGCAATAAAAATATTATACGTTGATGCAGCTCGATATACCTTGCAATACATCATAATTCAGTAGCTAATGAACTGCAAAGCCGTGTTCATATAGCAACATGCAAGGAAAGATTGTGCGCTTACCTTGTAGACGAGCATTCAAGGAGAAGAAAACAACAGTCATGGTAGGTCCGTAAAGTAGTTGCCCCATGGCCATTTTCTTCAAAGTACTGATCAAATCTCTCTTAGGAAAGAGTTTCGACATCAAGTTGAACCAAAGATGCAGTGATGGTCCTAATATTAACAACCCGTATCCCGCCATACGCGAAGTCCTCACCAAATCGTAAGGTTCCGAAGATGACTTCGAAATCGTCTGGCAATAGAATTCAATATTAAAAACATACACAAACAGGATTTTGCATGCATGCAAAAGTGCATATATATTTCATAATCAAATGCAGCAAAACCATGGTTCATAATGTTTTTGCATACACCAAAAACACCGGTACAAAACCGAGACATTTACTCGTATGAAGAGTAGTCCATAGTCCATAACATTAGGAACAAtttaccctaaaccctaaaagtATTCACCAATCTCATTATGAGCAGAGCACAATGTGCAAGTGAAATTTAGCAAATGAGGAAAGAACTAGAAGTGGACTGCAATGAAACAAGTTTAAACAGGCACTAATGCATGGTCCATGAAGCATGCATTTACAAATTGCCTAATAATGGTTCATTTTAGAGCTTGGCGGGTTCACACAAGGAGAGCACCTCATAGTGACAGAACAGATAGAACTATATAGGCCATTAATAGGAGAGCATAAATGACTTCAAGCCTTGAATAGAAGAAACTATGACAAAATTGAAGAATTTGTTCATGGTCCATGTATTTGGTGTGAAAAGGCATCCttctctttaaaaaaaaaaaaaaggtgaagtTTCCAGAGAACCCCAGAggattttctttcatttttctccaCTTTCTCATCAACCAAACAGAAGGCAAAAATCAAAATACATAGTTTTCACCTTCAATCAACCAAAAACGAAAAACGCTCTTTAAATTAAGAACCAAAAAAAGGGATTACCTGAGAAGACAAATCAGCAGCTACATAAATAGCCGATGAAGTAACGCTCTTGGTTAAAACGGGCCACGACTTCACCATTCCTAAATACCACCCAACAAAACCCAGCTTCCCAAACGACGCCATTGAAGacgaagaggaagaagaaaacgAAGAACTGAAAAGGGAGGAGGAGATCTCATATTCTCTTACTTTCCGTACAACATTTGGGAACCGAACATACTCCCTGGCTTGGGTCTTGGTTCGGTTCTTTAGAAACGGGTGGATTCTGTTGATCGGGTCAGCCAAGTCGGCGAACGGTTGCTTCAGTGACAGGCGGGTGATGGCAGCGAACCTACGCAAAGAACCGCTCATTATGTCCTTTCTTTGGGTTTCGTTTTCTTTTCCCTCTTCCAATAGCGTCTCTCAGCTTTGATAGGGTTTTGGTGTGGTTTTTGATTTGCTTTTAAAGacaaaagggcaaagaaagatgtggtttttttttttttttttaagtcctaacttttttttatttttggtggtCGGAAATTTCTGGCTTTCTTGTTTTTGTTTTAAGACTGTTTTCGCGAGTACCAATTGATATTGTACTCGCTCCTGTAGCACGTGAAGTATTGAAATGGATGGACAGAGCAGCGAGTAGATGGGAAACAGGGTGAAGCGCGTAGATGAAGGGGGTTGGCGTGTTCGACATATAATTCGAATACTCTCCAGAATTTTGgcatatttttatgtttaattaattaatatatttccGTGACACGTCAACGTCTTCCTTTCTTTGAACGCCACGTGTCGTATTAATTACACGTAGCACGTCAGTCAAACTTCAAAATCCCTGAACTTTTGGTTAGTTGTGTCCATAAAGCAAATGATGATGAAATCTATTAATCAATCCACACTCACAAAATTTGATTCAATCCTGCAATACTTTTAAAAAGTACTGTGGATActgtaaaaaatattttaaaaaataaaatgtctattttaaatatgttattatcaaataataaatatacatttaaataatatttaaattagttaatattattatattttaataataatataaaaaattattataatttcttattaatattttaatatataaaatataaaatttaaatatttttaaacaataaatattaattatttataaaatttaattagaatatataaactatatttttaatatttaaatataactattaaatatttataattagtattttaaaaatattttttatttttaattaataattttaacacatttgtaattaaatACCATGAAGAAAAAGGGAAGTACAATGTTATTAGATAtgtgaaaaagtaattaaacactaaaagtaCTTTTTGGACAAgtaaaagttaaaatttcatttaaaaacaaCTTGTTACGAaacatttttttccaaaaatactttTGGAGCCAAAATTACTTTTGAAAAGCAATGCGAATCGAcccttaattagaaaattttaaaaaattaaaatttaaattaattagttcTAAATTAACTGGAACAAaaggttaaaatttttatttatttcaaatataaattacataatttgaattattcaaaaattcgaataagaaaaaataaaactaCATCATAtatactttatttaatagttaaataatccATCAATGTAAACATaacattaaatataaata contains:
- the LOC108484389 gene encoding 40S ribosomal protein S29-like; amino-acid sequence: MGHSNIWNSHPKTYGPGSRACRVCGNPHAIIRKYGLMCCRQCFRSNAKEIGFIKYR
- the LOC108484316 gene encoding uncharacterized protein LOC108484316 — translated: MSGSLRRFAAITRLSLKQPFADLADPINRIHPFLKNRTKTQAREYVRFPNVVRKVREYEISSSLFSSSFSSSSSSSMASFGKLGFVGWYLGMVKSWPVLTKSVTSSAIYVAADLSSQTISKSSSEPYDLVRTSRMAGYGLLILGPSLHLWFNLMSKLFPKRDLISTLKKMAMGQLLYGPTMTVVFFSLNARLQGESGDEIISRLKRDLLPTMLNGIMYWPFCDFITFRFIPVHLQPLVSNSFSYLWTVYMTYMASLEKPVSILPAE